From a region of the Fischerella sp. JS2 genome:
- a CDS encoding ATP-dependent Clp protease proteolytic subunit, translated as MNSPSQIGFATIIQPSQQEEIQFDIYSRLLAERIIFLRGELTEEIANLIVAQMLFLDAKDPEQDTTLYINSSGGSLTAALAVYDTMTQLRTDICTVCIGNATATAAFLLCSGTKGKRYTLPNARITIRQPSTSTEGKATEIEVAATEILYLRETMNRIIAANTGQPEERIKLDSERDFVMSAEEAKAYGLVDNIIQKTPASSH; from the coding sequence ATGAACTCTCCATCTCAAATCGGCTTTGCAACTATTATTCAACCATCCCAGCAAGAAGAAATACAGTTTGATATTTATTCCCGATTGCTTGCAGAAAGAATTATCTTTTTACGTGGGGAATTAACAGAAGAAATAGCGAATTTAATTGTGGCACAAATGCTATTTCTTGATGCGAAAGACCCAGAGCAAGATACTACATTGTATATCAATAGTTCTGGAGGTTCCTTAACAGCAGCCTTGGCTGTTTATGACACTATGACTCAGCTGCGTACAGATATATGTACTGTATGCATTGGTAATGCGACTGCTACGGCAGCATTCTTGCTTTGTTCTGGTACTAAAGGGAAAAGATACACTCTCCCAAACGCAAGAATTACAATTCGTCAACCATCAACAAGCACTGAGGGAAAAGCAACTGAAATTGAGGTAGCAGCTACAGAAATTTTGTATCTCAGAGAAACTATGAATAGGATAATAGCTGCTAACACTGGTCAACCGGAAGAGAGAATTAAACTTGATTCTGAAAGAGACTTTGTTATGAGTGCTGAAGAAGCAAAAGCCTACGGTTTAGTTGACAACATTATCCAAAAAACACCTGCTTCTTCCCACTAA
- a CDS encoding cupin domain-containing protein, whose product MVEQTFIDTNNKQWLEIEQFPGTQILPLAEPIAQGSIHKLRMTADTVIPVHYHPCDEYVYVLKGIIETNGRQCTSGTFWFTPANTKNGPHKAITDVEIITIRLGEMGVFEEAST is encoded by the coding sequence ATGGTCGAACAAACTTTTATTGATACAAACAATAAACAGTGGCTAGAAATTGAGCAATTCCCGGGAACACAAATACTGCCACTAGCAGAACCAATAGCGCAAGGCTCAATTCATAAATTACGGATGACTGCTGACACAGTAATTCCCGTTCATTACCATCCTTGTGATGAATACGTCTATGTTCTCAAAGGAATAATCGAAACCAATGGACGCCAATGCACATCGGGAACATTTTGGTTTACACCAGCTAATACCAAAAATGGCCCCCACAAAGCAATTACAGACGTAGAAATCATTACCATCCGCCTTGGAGAAATGGGAGTATTTGAGGAAGCATCAACCTAA
- a CDS encoding nucleotidyltransferase domain-containing protein yields MNDANKQLLALARTNAASYLVNPKVRAIGVVGSVARGQADTYSDIDMSIYYWKLPSDEELKTAYEHNQGSDYRLYGSDRQAGYIVEQYFVQGVKCDFGHITIECCERDIDKVLEKCKPDDPLLNVLAGIVDMLPLHNTELIKQWQTKVANYPDKLAQAMVKKRLHFRGLWVLQLYGIERNDVLFLHEELLKGVKNIIGVLLGLNCFYHPVDSVPFKGMDKFINQMAIAPNNLSFRLKQIFCEEPQLAVNHLGELIEETFALVKKHMPEVDTTEAWQYYKLWSDKFHT; encoded by the coding sequence ATGAACGACGCCAATAAACAGCTGCTTGCTTTGGCGCGCACAAATGCAGCCAGCTACCTAGTTAATCCGAAAGTTAGGGCTATTGGTGTTGTTGGTTCTGTTGCTCGTGGACAAGCTGATACCTACTCGGATATTGACATGAGCATTTATTACTGGAAACTACCATCTGATGAAGAACTGAAAACAGCGTATGAACACAATCAAGGATCAGACTATAGACTTTATGGTAGCGATCGCCAAGCAGGATACATAGTCGAACAATACTTTGTTCAAGGCGTCAAGTGCGATTTTGGTCATATCACCATCGAGTGTTGTGAGCGCGACATAGACAAGGTGCTGGAGAAATGCAAGCCTGACGATCCTCTGCTGAATGTGCTAGCTGGCATTGTTGATATGCTGCCGTTGCATAATACTGAATTAATTAAACAATGGCAGACAAAGGTAGCAAACTATCCCGATAAGTTAGCTCAAGCAATGGTGAAAAAGCGTTTGCATTTTCGCGGTTTGTGGGTGTTACAACTTTATGGAATAGAAAGAAATGATGTGCTTTTTCTTCATGAGGAATTATTGAAGGGAGTCAAGAATATCATTGGAGTGTTGTTGGGCTTAAATTGCTTCTATCATCCCGTTGATTCTGTCCCATTTAAAGGGATGGATAAGTTCATCAATCAAATGGCGATCGCTCCCAATAATCTCTCATTTCGTCTCAAGCAGATTTTTTGTGAAGAACCTCAGTTAGCGGTTAACCACCTTGGTGAATTGATAGAGGAAACATTTGCCCTAGTGAAAAAACACATGCCAGAGGTGGATACAACAGAAGCTTGGCAGTATTACAAACTCTGGTCAGATAAATTTCACACTTAG
- a CDS encoding SRPBCC domain-containing protein, translated as MLRDLKKEVFYPYPPQRIWQVLTNRHTLAAWLMENDFEPRVGHKFRFLYSSLPGLSESIDCEVIELDEPKRLSFTWQDSMMHGPSIVIWTLKPVDGGTRLQLEHKGLSHKPDQTRHDPSLHEPMRLSQPWQSRFMHESTAETAHSTVLSPIPVARYEALDSVIFSSFLNGGWDYRLSETMPKVLVSFASNNK; from the coding sequence ATGCTCCGAGACTTGAAGAAGGAAGTTTTCTATCCCTATCCCCCCCAACGAATTTGGCAGGTTCTCACTAACCGCCACACTCTTGCTGCATGGCTGATGGAAAATGACTTTGAGCCACGTGTGGGACATAAATTCCGATTTCTCTACTCATCACTACCAGGATTAAGTGAAAGCATTGATTGTGAGGTGATTGAACTTGATGAGCCAAAGCGCCTTTCCTTCACTTGGCAAGATAGTATGATGCATGGGCCTTCAATTGTGATTTGGACGTTAAAACCTGTGGATGGAGGTACTCGACTGCAACTTGAGCATAAAGGATTGAGTCACAAACCTGACCAGACGCGCCATGACCCGTCTCTACATGAACCGATGCGCCTTTCTCAACCGTGGCAAAGTCGTTTTATGCATGAGTCTACAGCAGAAACTGCTCACAGTACCGTGTTATCGCCCATACCTGTTGCTAGGTATGAAGCATTAGATAGTGTAATTTTCAGTTCCTTTCTCAATGGTGGGTGGGACTATAGGCTAAGTGAAACAATGCCAAAGGTCTTAGTTAGTTTTGCCAGTAACAATAAATAG
- a CDS encoding ArsR/SmtB family transcription factor: MSRPAASADVFVAIADPTRRALLDLLRTGEQPVKQLAEPFAMSLPAISQHLQVLCEAGLVQMRKAGRQRLYRLNPEPLKQISDWIADYEQFWQEKLDALGNYLEENQCSET, translated from the coding sequence ATGAGTAGACCTGCTGCTAGTGCTGATGTGTTTGTGGCGATCGCAGATCCCACACGCAGGGCACTATTGGATCTGTTACGTACTGGCGAGCAACCAGTAAAACAACTGGCTGAGCCATTTGCGATGAGCTTGCCAGCCATTTCTCAGCATTTACAAGTTCTTTGCGAAGCAGGCTTAGTACAAATGCGGAAAGCAGGGCGACAGCGCCTGTATCGGCTGAACCCGGAGCCACTGAAGCAGATATCTGACTGGATCGCTGATTACGAGCAGTTCTGGCAAGAAAAACTAGATGCCCTTGGCAACTATTTGGAGGAAAATCAATGCTCCGAGACTTGA
- a CDS encoding HPF/RaiA family ribosome-associated protein yields the protein MKVPPEITYRNVDKTDALDALVNEKITKLEQVCDYISSCHIVIEKIHDRPRSGSPYRVRIDMTVPPGHELVAESNPPNVNQYPPLESVIRDAFHAATRQLRELARQQRESDKSKTNDSAQQTTALVTKLFLEQGYGFMKTLDGQEVYFHRNSVLHDDFDRLEIGTGVHCFVELGEEGPQASTVKIVDKPGVGAGKAEQTIVELPLGWQE from the coding sequence ATGAAGGTTCCACCAGAAATTACTTATCGCAACGTAGATAAAACAGATGCTCTTGATGCTCTAGTTAATGAAAAAATAACCAAACTGGAACAAGTTTGTGATTACATCAGTAGCTGTCACATCGTAATTGAAAAAATTCACGATCGCCCCCGTTCTGGCTCGCCGTACCGAGTGCGAATTGATATGACGGTACCCCCCGGTCATGAACTTGTGGCGGAAAGCAATCCACCAAATGTTAACCAGTATCCACCTTTGGAGTCAGTAATTCGAGATGCTTTTCATGCAGCTACTCGCCAGTTGCGAGAACTCGCCAGACAACAGCGTGAAAGCGATAAATCCAAAACCAACGATAGCGCCCAACAGACAACGGCACTTGTTACCAAGTTATTTCTAGAACAGGGTTACGGCTTCATGAAAACTTTGGACGGTCAGGAAGTTTACTTCCACCGTAACAGTGTACTTCATGATGACTTTGACCGTTTAGAAATTGGTACGGGTGTGCATTGCTTTGTGGAACTCGGTGAAGAAGGACCCCAAGCCAGCACGGTGAAGATTGTTGACAAACCCGGCGTTGGTGCTGGGAAGGCAGAACAAACGATTGTTGAACTGCCATTGGGGTGGCAGGAGTGA
- a CDS encoding NAD-dependent epimerase/dehydratase family protein — MNLTNKTILITGIGGFIGLRTTELAIARGMHVRGIENDPNNAKIAQSLGATVIVGSICDPIVAQEACQGVDIILHTAALVKEGGSLEEFRNVNVGGTLNIARAAINAGVKTFVHLSSVIVYGFTYPNQVTEEGPLRSENNPYSLTKIESEAEILKLNAPPDFGVIIIRPTAVYGPRSNPWVIRPLSLMRQKRFVIPDAGGGVMNHLYIDNLIDGIFLAIEKEAYGDAFNISDGQETSWKEYYTRLAKAGNVPPPLSLPAPIVKSLIRLEWLRMRILGKQPVIFPAAVDFSTSPHAYSIKKAQTQLGYEPKITLEEGMEYIREWLANTDSQTLNN, encoded by the coding sequence ATGAACCTCACAAATAAAACCATCCTGATCACAGGAATAGGTGGATTTATTGGCTTGCGAACTACCGAACTCGCGATCGCACGAGGAATGCATGTTAGAGGAATAGAGAATGATCCCAATAACGCCAAAATCGCCCAGAGTCTAGGCGCAACAGTAATTGTTGGTAGCATTTGTGATCCGATTGTGGCACAGGAAGCTTGTCAAGGAGTAGACATTATTCTGCATACAGCCGCCCTTGTCAAAGAAGGAGGATCGCTCGAGGAGTTTCGTAATGTCAATGTTGGTGGTACTCTCAATATAGCGAGAGCAGCCATAAACGCTGGTGTTAAGACTTTTGTCCATCTCTCAAGCGTCATAGTATATGGCTTCACCTACCCCAATCAAGTTACAGAAGAAGGGCCACTCCGCAGCGAAAACAATCCATATTCTTTGACGAAAATAGAAAGTGAAGCAGAAATCTTGAAGCTGAACGCACCACCAGATTTTGGGGTGATCATTATCAGACCTACGGCTGTTTATGGGCCAAGAAGCAACCCCTGGGTTATCCGTCCCCTTTCACTAATGCGCCAAAAAAGATTTGTCATACCAGATGCTGGAGGGGGAGTTATGAATCATTTATATATAGATAATTTAATCGACGGAATCTTCCTTGCTATAGAAAAAGAGGCGTACGGAGATGCTTTCAATATTTCTGATGGACAGGAAACTTCTTGGAAAGAATACTACACACGTTTGGCTAAAGCTGGAAATGTACCCCCGCCATTGTCTCTACCAGCACCAATTGTCAAATCTCTAATTCGCTTAGAGTGGTTAAGAATGAGAATTTTGGGTAAACAACCTGTTATTTTTCCAGCAGCTGTAGATTTTTCCACCAGTCCTCATGCTTATTCCATCAAAAAAGCACAAACCCAGCTAGGATATGAACCGAAAATAACTCTAGAAGAAGGTATGGAATATATTCGAGAATGGCTAGCAAACACGGATAGCCAGACCTTAAATAACTAA
- a CDS encoding thioester reductase domain-containing protein — MTAKKSLTAAEIQAWLLSNLAEVIKTEPNQIDVEQPLDSYGLDSTQAMLLVTKAEKMLGFKVAPTLLWHYPTIASLSQRLAEESQELAADLEDTVAVKNTTPVLDLSAEAVLDSNIRPTSSSFVFTTEPKNVFLTGGTGFLGAFLIYELLQQTNADIYCLVRASHPEEGKQKLKNNLQSYGVWNEVFRPRIIPVIGDLSQPLLGISKEAFEMLAANLDSIYHSAATLNYVYPYSALKTPNVLGTQEVLRLACLLKIKPLHYVSSVAVFESPFYAGKVVKEDDSFEHWQGIFLGYSQTKWVAEKLVTIARDRGLPVTIHRPPLIAGDSKTGACNTDDFINLVIKGCIQMGYFPDVDYRLDASPVDYVSKAIVYLSKQKESLGKAFHLQHPVPVPLSNLLEWMHSLGFAIEAIPYQEWQTKLINDISSAENPLYTLRPFLLERWSEEQITIPDLYLQSRRPIINCEATLNALAGSGIVCPPMDTQLFMTYSTYLLQKGFLNVA, encoded by the coding sequence ATGACAGCAAAAAAATCTTTAACAGCAGCAGAAATTCAAGCTTGGTTACTATCTAATCTTGCTGAAGTTATCAAAACAGAACCAAACCAAATTGATGTAGAACAACCATTGGATAGTTATGGTTTAGATTCTACTCAGGCGATGCTACTTGTTACCAAAGCCGAAAAAATGCTTGGATTTAAAGTAGCTCCGACACTATTATGGCATTATCCAACTATTGCTTCACTTTCTCAGCGTTTAGCTGAAGAATCACAAGAATTAGCAGCAGATTTAGAAGACACTGTAGCGGTTAAAAATACTACTCCTGTCTTAGATTTAAGTGCTGAAGCAGTTCTCGACTCAAATATTCGCCCTACATCTAGTTCTTTTGTGTTTACAACTGAACCAAAGAACGTATTTTTAACAGGTGGAACAGGATTTTTAGGAGCTTTTTTAATCTACGAACTCCTACAACAAACCAATGCCGATATTTATTGTTTAGTACGTGCTTCTCATCCAGAAGAAGGCAAGCAAAAACTTAAGAACAACTTGCAAAGTTATGGAGTTTGGAATGAAGTTTTTCGTCCCAGAATTATCCCAGTTATCGGTGATTTATCTCAACCACTATTAGGAATTAGCAAAGAAGCCTTTGAAATGCTAGCTGCTAATCTTGATAGTATTTATCACAGTGCGGCAACACTAAACTATGTATATCCTTATTCTGCACTCAAAACACCAAATGTTTTAGGCACACAAGAAGTATTGCGTTTGGCGTGTCTTTTGAAAATCAAGCCACTACATTATGTTTCCAGTGTCGCTGTATTTGAATCGCCATTTTATGCTGGCAAAGTTGTCAAAGAAGATGATAGCTTTGAGCATTGGCAAGGTATTTTTCTGGGTTACTCGCAAACAAAATGGGTAGCAGAAAAATTAGTTACAATTGCTCGCGATCGCGGACTCCCTGTAACTATCCACAGACCACCTTTAATTGCAGGAGATAGCAAAACAGGTGCTTGCAATACAGATGATTTTATCAACTTAGTCATTAAAGGTTGTATTCAGATGGGATACTTCCCAGATGTAGATTATCGGTTGGATGCATCACCCGTTGATTATGTCAGCAAAGCCATTGTTTATCTTTCTAAACAAAAAGAATCTCTAGGTAAAGCTTTTCATCTACAGCATCCCGTACCTGTTCCTTTATCTAATTTACTTGAGTGGATGCATTCTCTTGGTTTTGCTATTGAAGCAATTCCTTATCAAGAATGGCAAACTAAGTTAATTAATGATATCTCCTCAGCAGAAAATCCTTTATATACCCTACGACCTTTCTTATTAGAACGTTGGTCAGAAGAACAAATCACAATTCCCGATTTGTATCTACAAAGTAGAAGACCAATCATTAATTGTGAAGCAACCCTAAATGCACTGGCTGGTAGTGGTATTGTTTGCCCACCAATGGATACACAATTGTTTATGACCTATTCTACCTACTTACTTCAGAAGGGTTTTCTAAATGTAGCATAA
- a CDS encoding PfaD family polyunsaturated fatty acid/polyketide biosynthesis protein, with protein sequence MKTVDVLLENGLEFYGSLCNFNQVWKGSLDCVAFEPGKIKEKLLSLDKLCYIVRVDGKIGVTNDGYLSPLDNSKTGQIELLMVIPPIRLQQLGDPNFLTFHGVKYAYTTGAMAGGIASEEMIIALGKEGILGSFGAGGLLPNRLEIAINRIQYALPNEPYAFNLIHSPNEPALERGAVDLYLKYGVRTIEASAFLDITSNIVYYRAAGLGVNSTNEIEIKNKIIAKISRREVASKFMQPAPQKILQELVAQGLISELQANLATKIPLADDITAEADSGGHTDNRPLVCLLPSIVALRDEIQAQYNYEKPIRVGVAGGIATPQSALAAFMMGAAYVVTGSINQSCIEAGSCQHTKQLLAQADMADVMMAPAADMFEMGVKLQVLKRGTMFPLRAQKLYEIYRNYNSIDEIPTQEREKLEKQVFRKPLAQVWEETASYLSQKNPEKLGKAVNNPKLKMALIFRWYLGLSSRWSHAGEKGREVDYQIWCGPAIGSFNDWVRGSYLADPNHRRVVDVANHIMMGTAYLYRIQSLKTQGLQIPNYYSQYTPVNSTLEA encoded by the coding sequence GTGAAAACAGTAGATGTGCTACTAGAGAACGGTCTTGAATTTTATGGTTCTCTCTGCAACTTTAATCAAGTATGGAAAGGTTCTTTAGATTGCGTAGCCTTTGAACCCGGCAAAATCAAAGAAAAACTCCTATCTTTAGATAAACTTTGTTATATTGTGAGAGTTGACGGCAAAATTGGCGTCACCAACGACGGTTATTTGTCTCCTCTTGATAATAGTAAAACAGGACAAATTGAACTTTTGATGGTGATTCCACCTATCAGGTTACAACAATTAGGAGATCCCAATTTTCTTACTTTTCATGGTGTGAAATATGCCTATACTACCGGTGCAATGGCTGGTGGTATCGCCTCAGAAGAAATGATCATTGCTTTAGGAAAAGAGGGAATTTTAGGTTCCTTTGGTGCAGGTGGTTTACTGCCAAATCGCTTGGAAATAGCTATTAACCGCATCCAATACGCCTTACCAAATGAACCTTATGCTTTCAATTTAATTCATAGTCCTAATGAACCTGCACTAGAACGTGGTGCTGTAGATTTATACCTCAAATATGGGGTAAGAACCATAGAAGCTTCAGCTTTTTTAGATATTACTTCCAACATAGTTTATTATCGTGCCGCAGGATTAGGTGTCAATTCAACTAATGAAATTGAAATAAAAAACAAAATCATTGCGAAAATTTCCCGCCGTGAAGTTGCAAGTAAATTTATGCAACCAGCACCGCAAAAAATCCTGCAAGAATTGGTTGCACAAGGATTAATTAGTGAATTACAAGCTAATTTAGCAACCAAAATTCCTCTTGCTGATGATATTACAGCAGAAGCAGATTCTGGTGGTCATACTGATAATCGTCCACTGGTTTGTTTGTTACCTTCAATTGTCGCTTTGCGGGATGAAATTCAAGCACAGTACAACTATGAAAAACCGATTCGAGTTGGAGTTGCAGGTGGAATTGCTACACCACAATCTGCACTAGCTGCTTTTATGATGGGTGCTGCATATGTGGTGACTGGTTCAATTAATCAATCATGTATTGAAGCCGGAAGTTGTCAGCATACTAAGCAATTGTTAGCACAAGCAGATATGGCTGATGTGATGATGGCCCCAGCCGCAGATATGTTTGAAATGGGGGTAAAACTGCAAGTCCTCAAACGCGGTACAATGTTTCCTCTCCGCGCTCAAAAATTATATGAAATTTACAGGAATTATAACTCAATTGATGAGATTCCGACTCAAGAAAGAGAGAAACTAGAAAAACAAGTTTTTCGTAAGCCACTTGCTCAAGTTTGGGAAGAAACAGCTTCTTATTTATCTCAAAAAAATCCAGAGAAATTGGGGAAAGCTGTGAATAATCCTAAATTGAAAATGGCGTTAATTTTTCGTTGGTATTTAGGGTTATCTTCTCGTTGGTCTCATGCTGGAGAAAAAGGTCGAGAAGTTGATTATCAAATTTGGTGTGGTCCAGCAATAGGTAGTTTTAATGACTGGGTACGAGGTTCCTATCTAGCAGATCCAAATCATCGTCGTGTCGTGGATGTTGCGAACCACATCATGATGGGAACTGCCTACTTATACCGAATTCAAAGTTTGAAAACTCAAGGGCTGCAAATTCCAAATTACTACAGTCAGTATACTCCTGTTAATTCTACATTGGAAGCCTAA